The proteins below come from a single Gammaproteobacteria bacterium genomic window:
- a CDS encoding N-acetylglutaminylglutamine amidotransferase, producing the protein MCGLFGALSFDGSSINPDYASSMSARVAQRGPDDKGEFFDGPVMLGHRRLAIIDLSEAGHQPMLDASRRYAIVFNGTIYNYPELREDLIARGYRFNSHSDTEVIVNAYACWGDACVERLHGMFAFAIWDSRRQNLFLARDRMGIKPLYYALAPQGFYFASNPQALLATGLFSTGIDPVGLHHQLSLHAVIPAPRTLLKSIRKCRPAFSMNVTAEGKVTDERYWNLLARRPAKPMSDEEWTQAIHDSLMQAVKKRLTIADVPVGVLLSGGLDSSLLVALLAEAGQRDIRTFSIGFEDQPEERGNEFEFSDPVAERYATDHEKFLIPNADVLTRLPEAVNAMAEPMFGQDAVAFYLLSEQVSKSVKVVQSGQGADEVFAGYFWYAQMWAAEGNALNRFSNHYIDRDHDEFCDTVAAAYRGEDHTAALIEEFLNTDQADNFLDAVLRFDVTTLVVDDPVKRVDNMTMAWGLEARVPFLDHHLVELAASCPPELKLKHDGKGVLKEIARGRIPDAVIDRPKGYFPMPALKYVRGDFYQFMADTLNSQRSRERGLFNREYIDRLLAEPEQHFTRLNGSKLWHSALLEYWLQQHVDSV; encoded by the coding sequence ATGTGCGGTTTATTTGGTGCCCTGAGTTTCGACGGTAGCTCGATAAATCCCGACTATGCGAGCAGTATGTCGGCCAGGGTTGCGCAACGTGGTCCGGATGATAAAGGCGAATTTTTCGATGGCCCGGTCATGCTGGGACATCGTCGGTTGGCAATAATCGACTTGTCAGAGGCGGGACATCAACCGATGCTGGATGCCAGCAGGCGCTACGCGATCGTCTTCAATGGGACCATCTATAACTACCCGGAGTTACGCGAAGATCTCATTGCACGAGGTTACCGCTTTAATTCCCACAGCGATACCGAAGTTATTGTCAATGCTTACGCCTGCTGGGGTGACGCCTGTGTCGAGCGATTACATGGCATGTTTGCATTTGCGATCTGGGATTCGAGACGGCAGAACCTTTTCCTGGCGCGAGATCGCATGGGAATCAAGCCGCTTTATTACGCGCTTGCACCGCAGGGTTTCTATTTTGCTTCGAATCCGCAGGCCTTGCTTGCAACCGGTTTATTTTCGACCGGGATCGATCCGGTCGGGCTGCATCACCAACTGAGTTTGCATGCCGTGATACCCGCGCCGCGAACGCTGCTCAAATCGATCAGGAAATGTCGGCCCGCCTTCTCTATGAATGTAACAGCGGAAGGTAAGGTGACCGACGAGCGTTACTGGAACCTGCTGGCCAGGCGGCCCGCAAAGCCGATGTCAGACGAGGAATGGACGCAGGCAATCCACGATTCGTTAATGCAGGCGGTCAAGAAACGACTGACCATCGCCGACGTGCCGGTCGGCGTGCTGCTTTCCGGCGGCCTCGATTCCAGCCTGCTGGTGGCCCTGCTCGCCGAGGCCGGACAGCGGGACATCCGCACCTTCAGCATCGGTTTCGAAGACCAGCCCGAAGAAAGAGGCAACGAGTTTGAATTTTCCGATCCGGTTGCCGAGCGCTACGCCACCGATCATGAAAAATTCCTGATTCCCAATGCCGACGTGCTAACCCGTCTGCCGGAAGCGGTTAACGCGATGGCGGAGCCCATGTTTGGTCAGGATGCGGTCGCCTTTTATCTGCTTTCCGAACAGGTTTCAAAATCGGTAAAAGTAGTACAAAGCGGCCAGGGTGCGGACGAGGTCTTTGCCGGTTACTTCTGGTACGCGCAAATGTGGGCCGCCGAAGGAAACGCGCTGAATCGATTTTCTAACCATTACATTGATCGTGACCATGACGAGTTCTGCGATACGGTAGCAGCAGCTTACCGGGGCGAGGACCATACCGCTGCACTCATCGAAGAGTTTCTGAATACCGATCAGGCAGACAATTTTCTGGATGCCGTGTTGCGCTTTGACGTGACCACGCTGGTCGTCGACGATCCGGTCAAGCGGGTTGATAACATGACCATGGCCTGGGGGCTAGAGGCACGTGTTCCGTTTCTCGACCATCATCTTGTCGAACTGGCGGCGTCCTGTCCCCCCGAGCTTAAGCTGAAGCATGACGGCAAGGGGGTGCTCAAGGAAATCGCGCGCGGCCGGATTCCGGATGCCGTGATCGATCGGCCGAAGGGTTACTTTCCGATGCCGGCATTAAAATATGTCAGGGGTGACTTTTACCAGTTCATGGCGGACACGCTGAATAGCCAGCGCAGCCGGGAGCGGGGATTGTTTAACCGGGAATACATTGATCGATTGCTGGCAGAGCCCGAGCAGCATTTCACGCGTTTGAACGGCAGTAAACTCTGGCACAGTGCCTTGCTTGAGTATTGGCTACAGCAACATGTCGATTCCGTCTGA
- the grxD gene encoding Grx4 family monothiol glutaredoxin yields MDVLERIKQQVETHPVIIYMKGTPQLPQCGFSSRTAEALKSLEIEFAYVNVLSDPEIFQNLPRFADWPTFPQVYVDGELIGGCDITLEMHETGELEKLTRAALENKAS; encoded by the coding sequence ATGGACGTCCTGGAACGTATTAAGCAGCAAGTCGAAACCCACCCGGTCATCATCTACATGAAGGGTACCCCGCAGCTGCCCCAGTGTGGCTTTTCAAGCAGGACCGCCGAAGCGCTTAAGTCCCTCGAGATCGAGTTCGCCTATGTCAACGTGTTATCCGATCCGGAAATTTTCCAGAATCTGCCAAGGTTTGCTGACTGGCCGACCTTCCCTCAGGTTTATGTAGACGGGGAATTGATTGGAGGTTGTGATATTACGCTCGAGATGCACGAAACGGGTGAGTTAGAAAAACTGACCAGGGCAGCACTCGAAAATAAGGCAAGCTAA
- a CDS encoding response regulator: MRKEDLSIIVVDDLQFSREVVKSGLGKSGFTDIRTASSADEALYLLNQRRAHVVLADFWMPGMNGLEMTDLVRRWDENNDRYTGIVLLTAEDTASSIVVAFDRGVDDFISKSANQFELAARVFGAGRNAYQQNEVRERMRNLSSQFLRVKQYSLLDPETSLPNRAQLELHIESLIEHCNTRGGGLGLGLIEVSSPNNELRLGTLKTIANSIQLSLRPMDMVSRFNINTFAVSVQFQDPEIFNPDLFDRLIRSIKRHTMQATDQGKQLDISIGVWHGHGIDSAPSVSEIIKLAHQACQPINRAS, encoded by the coding sequence TTGCGCAAAGAAGACCTCTCCATCATTGTCGTTGATGACCTGCAGTTTAGCCGCGAAGTGGTTAAATCCGGTCTCGGCAAATCCGGATTCACCGACATACGCACCGCTTCGTCTGCAGACGAAGCACTGTATCTACTGAACCAGAGGCGTGCCCACGTGGTGCTGGCTGATTTCTGGATGCCAGGCATGAACGGTCTCGAGATGACCGACCTGGTTCGTCGCTGGGACGAAAATAATGATCGCTATACAGGCATCGTATTGCTGACCGCGGAAGATACCGCTTCGAGCATCGTGGTTGCCTTTGACCGCGGGGTTGATGATTTTATATCCAAGTCGGCAAACCAGTTCGAACTCGCGGCCCGCGTTTTTGGTGCCGGCAGAAATGCCTACCAGCAAAATGAGGTGCGCGAGCGCATGCGCAACCTCAGCAGCCAGTTCCTGCGCGTCAAGCAATACAGCCTGCTGGATCCAGAGACTAGCCTGCCGAATCGGGCACAGCTCGAATTGCATATCGAATCCTTAATCGAGCATTGCAATACGCGTGGCGGCGGGCTTGGCCTGGGTTTGATCGAGGTCAGTTCGCCCAACAATGAGCTGCGCCTTGGAACCTTGAAGACGATCGCCAATTCGATCCAACTGTCGCTGCGACCGATGGATATGGTATCGCGATTCAATATTAATACCTTCGCGGTTTCGGTGCAGTTTCAGGATCCTGAAATCTTTAATCCAGACCTGTTTGATCGCCTGATTCGAAGCATCAAGCGACACACGATGCAAGCCACCGACCAGGGGAAGCAGCTGGATATTTCGATTGGTGTGTGGCACGGCCACGGAATAGACTCCGCGCCCTCGGTATCGGAAATCATCAAACTGGCACACCAGGCCTGCCAACCCATCAACCGTGCGAGCTGA
- the rnt gene encoding ribonuclease T: MTETTRLSQRFRGYLPVVVDVETGGFNELTDALLQIAAVLIDIDKQGRLYCSETVSCHVTPFEGANLDPKSMEVNGIDVDHPFRLAVEEKQALPKIFKPVREAIKHHCCKKAILVGHNAHFDLKFINAAAARAGIKRNPFHPFSTFDTVTLAGLAYGQTVLARAVNSAGGEWDSSEAHSAVYDAEMTAMLFCKIVNDAAFVPP; this comes from the coding sequence ATGACTGAAACGACGCGCTTATCGCAGCGTTTTCGAGGTTATCTTCCGGTCGTCGTCGATGTCGAAACCGGGGGCTTTAACGAGCTAACCGATGCCTTACTGCAGATTGCCGCAGTCCTTATCGATATTGATAAACAGGGAAGACTCTATTGCAGTGAAACCGTCTCCTGTCACGTAACCCCTTTCGAAGGAGCCAATCTTGATCCCAAGTCGATGGAGGTAAACGGTATCGACGTCGACCACCCGTTTCGTCTCGCGGTAGAAGAGAAACAGGCGCTACCCAAGATTTTCAAACCGGTGCGCGAAGCGATCAAGCATCACTGCTGCAAGAAAGCCATACTGGTAGGGCACAACGCACATTTCGATCTCAAGTTTATCAATGCCGCAGCCGCTCGAGCCGGCATTAAGCGCAATCCCTTCCATCCCTTCAGTACCTTTGATACCGTCACCCTTGCGGGCCTGGCCTATGGTCAGACCGTACTGGCGCGAGCCGTCAATTCAGCCGGGGGCGAGTGGGATTCAAGTGAAGCGCATTCTGCAGTCTACGATGCCGAAATGACGGCGATGTTATTCTGCAAGATTGTCAATGACGCGGCATTTGTCCCGCCTTAG
- the pyrC gene encoding dihydroorotase, which yields MNKLTIIAPDDWHLHLRDTPYMEAVVNDTARQFGRAIIMPNLSPPVRTCTEAMAYRERILAALPAQSGFTPLMTLYLTDNTLVEDIREASQSEYIYGAKLYPAGATTNSEAGVTDLAKLDRVFEAMQMHGLVLQVHGEATAPTVDVFDREKVFIDESLAKIRKDFPELKIVFEHITTREAIDFVRACDANLAATITPHHLLINRNAIFAGGIRPHHYCLPVAKREQHRQSLLEVASGGESRFFAGTDSAPHSKSSKESDCGCAGIYSAFSALEFYAEAFDQVDDFTHFEAFMSRNGAGFYGLPLNQGSITLNRSAWKIPDSLPYPDSSLVPFKAGQTLHWKIADND from the coding sequence ATGAATAAACTCACCATCATCGCTCCCGATGACTGGCATCTGCACCTGCGCGACACGCCATACATGGAAGCCGTTGTCAACGATACGGCACGACAGTTCGGACGCGCAATCATCATGCCGAACCTGAGCCCGCCGGTGCGGACTTGTACCGAGGCAATGGCTTACCGCGAACGGATTCTGGCGGCACTACCGGCACAAAGCGGCTTTACACCATTGATGACGCTGTACCTGACTGACAATACGCTGGTTGAAGATATCAGGGAGGCAAGTCAATCGGAATATATCTATGGCGCCAAGCTTTACCCGGCAGGTGCGACCACCAACTCGGAGGCCGGAGTTACCGACCTGGCGAAACTTGATCGTGTGTTCGAGGCAATGCAAATGCACGGCCTGGTACTGCAGGTACATGGAGAGGCTACTGCACCGACGGTCGATGTCTTTGATCGCGAAAAAGTATTCATCGACGAGAGTCTCGCAAAAATTCGTAAAGACTTTCCCGAACTGAAAATCGTGTTTGAACATATCACTACGCGCGAGGCGATCGATTTTGTGCGCGCCTGCGATGCCAACCTGGCAGCCACGATAACCCCGCATCATTTACTGATAAACCGTAACGCGATTTTTGCAGGCGGTATCAGACCGCATCATTATTGCCTGCCGGTCGCCAAGCGCGAACAGCATCGGCAATCACTACTCGAGGTCGCGTCAGGCGGTGAAAGCCGATTTTTTGCCGGTACCGACAGTGCCCCGCACAGTAAAAGTTCGAAAGAATCCGATTGTGGTTGTGCCGGTATTTACTCTGCGTTTAGCGCGCTTGAGTTCTACGCCGAGGCCTTTGATCAGGTCGACGACTTTACCCATTTCGAAGCTTTCATGAGCCGCAACGGGGCTGGCTTTTACGGACTTCCACTGAACCAGGGATCGATCACCCTCAACCGCAGCGCGTGGAAAATACCGGACTCTCTGCCCTACCCTGACTCAAGCCTGGTACCGTTCAAGGCGGGACAGACGCTGCACTGGAAAATTGCTGATAATGACTGA